One genomic segment of Cellulophaga sp. HaHaR_3_176 includes these proteins:
- a CDS encoding aconitate hydratase, whose protein sequence is MAFDIDMIKGVYSNMSKRVDEARKIVGKPLTLSEKILYSHLWDGSPSKVFTRGKDYVDFAPDRIACQDATAQMALLQFMQAGKPKVAVPTTVHCDHLIQAKSGAAVDLKSANNTSAEVFNFLESVSNKYGIGFWKPGAGIIHQVVLENYAFPGGMMIGTDSHTVNAGGLGMVAIGVGGADAVDVMAGMAWELKFPKLIGVKLTGNISGWTAPKDVILKVAEILTVKGGTGAIVEYFGEGAKNLSCTGKGTICNMGAEIGATTSTFGYDESMERYLRATDRADIADAANKVKEHLTADAEVYANPEQYFDEVIEINLSELTPLLNGPFTPDLSTKVGSDMTEKATKNDWPLAVEWGLIGSCTNSSYEDLSRASSIAQQALDKGLKMKSELGINPGSEQVRYTADRDGILNVFEKLNAKIFTNACGPCIGQWARYSDPKNAPKNSIVHSFNRNFAKRADGNPNTHAFVASPELTAAIAISGRLDFNPMTDTLINENGEEVKFDEPTGWELPPKGFAVEDAGYLAPDADGSGVVVKVASDSERLQLLEPFTPIKDESLMGAKLLIKAFGKCTTDHISMAGPWLRFRGHLDNISNNCLIGAVNAFGEKTNFVKNQLTGEFGGVPDTARAYKAAGVRSVVVGDHNYGEGSSREHAAMEPRHLGVAAVIVKSFARIHETNLKKQGMLGLTFDNESDYDLVQEDDTFNFIDINEFSPDKPLTIELVHADGSKDAIVVNHTYNQPQIDWYREGSALNVIKKENVS, encoded by the coding sequence ATGGCATTTGATATCGATATGATTAAAGGTGTGTATTCAAATATGTCTAAGCGTGTAGATGAAGCACGTAAGATTGTTGGAAAACCACTAACACTTTCAGAAAAAATATTATATTCTCATTTATGGGACGGGAGTCCGTCTAAAGTTTTTACCAGAGGTAAAGACTATGTAGATTTTGCTCCAGACCGTATAGCTTGTCAAGATGCTACAGCGCAAATGGCTTTACTTCAATTTATGCAAGCTGGGAAGCCAAAAGTAGCAGTGCCAACTACAGTACACTGTGATCACTTGATTCAAGCAAAAAGTGGAGCAGCTGTAGATTTAAAATCTGCGAATAACACAAGTGCTGAAGTTTTTAATTTCTTAGAATCTGTTTCTAACAAATATGGTATTGGTTTCTGGAAGCCAGGAGCTGGTATCATTCACCAAGTAGTATTAGAAAATTATGCATTCCCAGGAGGGATGATGATTGGTACCGATTCTCATACAGTAAATGCTGGTGGTTTAGGTATGGTTGCTATAGGAGTAGGTGGTGCTGATGCTGTAGATGTTATGGCGGGTATGGCTTGGGAACTTAAATTTCCAAAACTAATAGGTGTAAAGTTAACTGGTAATATTTCTGGTTGGACAGCACCTAAAGATGTAATACTTAAAGTTGCCGAAATTCTTACTGTAAAAGGTGGTACAGGTGCAATTGTTGAATATTTTGGAGAAGGAGCTAAAAATCTTTCTTGTACAGGTAAAGGTACTATCTGTAACATGGGAGCTGAAATAGGAGCTACAACTTCTACTTTTGGTTATGACGAGTCTATGGAGCGTTATTTAAGAGCAACTGATAGAGCTGATATCGCTGATGCTGCAAATAAAGTTAAAGAACACTTAACAGCAGATGCTGAGGTTTATGCAAACCCAGAACAATATTTTGATGAAGTTATAGAAATTAATTTATCAGAATTAACACCGTTATTAAATGGACCTTTTACGCCAGACTTATCAACTAAAGTTGGTAGTGATATGACGGAGAAAGCAACCAAAAACGATTGGCCTTTAGCAGTAGAATGGGGTTTAATAGGTTCTTGTACAAACTCTTCTTATGAAGATTTATCAAGAGCATCATCTATAGCACAGCAAGCTTTAGATAAAGGATTAAAAATGAAATCGGAATTAGGAATTAATCCTGGTTCAGAACAAGTAAGATATACTGCAGACAGAGATGGTATTTTAAATGTATTTGAGAAATTGAATGCTAAAATATTTACAAATGCATGTGGGCCATGTATCGGTCAATGGGCTAGATATAGTGATCCTAAGAATGCTCCTAAAAACAGTATAGTACATTCTTTTAACAGAAACTTTGCAAAACGTGCAGATGGTAACCCAAACACACATGCTTTTGTAGCTTCTCCTGAATTAACTGCTGCAATAGCAATATCTGGTCGTCTGGATTTTAATCCGATGACAGATACTTTAATCAATGAAAACGGAGAAGAAGTGAAATTCGATGAGCCAACAGGATGGGAATTACCTCCAAAAGGTTTTGCTGTTGAAGATGCAGGTTACTTAGCACCTGATGCAGATGGTTCTGGTGTAGTTGTAAAAGTGGCTTCAGATTCAGAAAGATTACAATTATTAGAGCCTTTTACGCCTATAAAAGACGAAAGTTTAATGGGAGCTAAATTGCTAATTAAAGCATTTGGCAAATGTACAACAGATCATATTTCTATGGCAGGCCCATGGTTACGTTTTCGTGGACATTTAGATAATATTTCAAACAACTGTTTAATTGGGGCAGTTAACGCTTTTGGTGAAAAAACTAATTTTGTTAAAAACCAATTAACAGGTGAGTTTGGTGGTGTTCCAGATACAGCTCGTGCTTACAAAGCAGCGGGTGTTAGATCGGTAGTAGTTGGTGATCATAATTACGGAGAAGGTTCTTCTCGAGAGCATGCTGCAATGGAGCCTAGACATTTAGGTGTTGCTGCTGTAATTGTAAAATCTTTTGCTCGAATTCATGAAACAAACCTTAAAAAACAAGGTATGTTAGGTTTAACTTTCGATAATGAGAGTGATTACGACCTAGTTCAAGAGGACGACACGTTTAACTTTATAGATATTAATGAGTTTAGCCCAGATAAACCACTTACTATAGAGTTAGTTCATGCTGATGGAAGTAAGGATGCTATTGTAGTAAACCATACCTATAACCAGCCTCAAATAGACTGGTACAGAGAAGGTTCCGCATTAAATGTTATAAAGAAAGAAAATGTTAGTTAA
- a CDS encoding TlpA disulfide reductase family protein, with the protein MKSTIKIVLNILLFAFIISFFVTPLGDYSKILLNKIFSFSPSVTDESDRNKVTDYDWRLKDENWNFFNFNKSKGKVVFVNFWASWVLPCEAELESIQNFYDTYGETVDFYIITNEEREPVETFIKEHGFTFPVTYLFIGEKTAVPNSEVPSSYLIDKKGNILIYKEGIADWDNSKIYDLVDRLLSE; encoded by the coding sequence ATGAAAAGCACCATTAAAATTGTATTGAATATTTTATTATTTGCTTTTATAATTTCATTTTTTGTAACTCCTTTAGGTGATTACAGTAAAATTTTGTTAAATAAAATATTTTCTTTTAGTCCATCTGTTACCGATGAAAGTGATAGAAATAAGGTAACTGATTACGATTGGAGACTAAAAGATGAAAATTGGAATTTTTTCAATTTTAATAAATCTAAAGGTAAAGTAGTTTTTGTAAATTTTTGGGCATCATGGGTATTGCCATGTGAAGCTGAGTTAGAAAGTATTCAAAATTTTTATGATACGTATGGCGAAACGGTCGATTTTTATATTATAACAAATGAAGAGCGCGAGCCAGTAGAAACTTTCATAAAAGAGCATGGTTTTACATTTCCAGTTACCTACTTATTTATAGGTGAGAAAACAGCTGTGCCAAATTCAGAAGTGCCATCTTCATATTTAATTGATAAAAAAGGTAATATTCTTATCTATAAAGAGGGGATTGCTGATTGGGATAACTCTAAAATTTACGATTTAGTAGATAGACTTTTGTCTGAATAA
- a CDS encoding TlpA disulfide reductase family protein, translating to MKFTKEKIKNAVVIIAVGVLLFTPVGFHFKVFVNRIISFSPDVLEASNQTKLSSYNWHLSSDNKRSDIHNFKVHEGKVVLINFWATWCPPCVAEMPSFQALYNDYKDDVIFVFVANDEKKNVDTYLVKKDYSLPVFYEKSKRPIELTSGSIPTTYILDKSGAIVVKEKGAADWNSDMIRQLLDTLIAEK from the coding sequence ATGAAATTTACTAAAGAAAAAATTAAAAATGCTGTAGTTATTATAGCAGTTGGTGTTCTATTGTTTACACCTGTAGGTTTTCATTTCAAAGTTTTTGTAAACCGTATTATTTCTTTTTCACCAGATGTTTTAGAGGCTTCAAATCAGACCAAATTATCTTCTTATAATTGGCATTTGTCATCTGATAATAAAAGATCGGATATACATAATTTTAAAGTTCACGAAGGTAAGGTTGTGCTAATCAATTTTTGGGCAACTTGGTGCCCACCATGTGTTGCTGAAATGCCGAGTTTTCAAGCATTATATAATGATTATAAGGATGATGTTATTTTTGTGTTTGTTGCAAATGATGAAAAGAAAAATGTAGATACATATTTAGTAAAAAAAGATTATTCATTACCAGTATTTTATGAAAAGAGTAAAAGACCAATTGAGTTAACCTCAGGCTCTATACCTACCACATATATACTCGATAAATCAGGTGCTATTGTAGTTAAAGAAAAAGGAGCTGCAGACTGGAACAGCGATATGATTAGACAGCTTTTAGATACCTTGATTGCTGAAAAATAA
- a CDS encoding sterol desaturase family protein — MNTLIWIFIFLATFCFMEFMAWFSHKYIMHGFLWKLHEDHHHKDHDSWFERNDAFFTIYAVVSMSFILAGAKTDFWYGWPIGLGIMAYGAAYFLVHDIFIHQRFKLFRNANNWYAKGVRRAHKMHHKHLGKEHGECFGMLLVPFKYFKK, encoded by the coding sequence ATGAATACACTTATTTGGATCTTTATTTTTTTAGCAACTTTTTGTTTTATGGAGTTTATGGCTTGGTTTAGCCACAAGTATATAATGCATGGTTTTTTATGGAAGTTACATGAAGATCATCATCATAAAGATCATGACTCATGGTTTGAGCGCAATGATGCTTTTTTTACTATTTATGCCGTAGTAAGTATGTCATTTATACTAGCAGGTGCTAAAACTGATTTTTGGTATGGATGGCCAATTGGTTTAGGTATTATGGCTTACGGTGCAGCATATTTTTTAGTTCATGATATATTTATTCATCAGCGCTTTAAATTATTTAGAAATGCTAATAACTGGTATGCAAAAGGGGTAAGAAGAGCTCATAAAATGCACCATAAACACTTAGGAAAAGAACATGGTGAATGCTTTGGAATGTTGTTAGTTCCTTTTAAATATTTTAAAAAATAA
- a CDS encoding phytoene/squalene synthase family protein, with the protein MKSIFDLVSYNCSKVVTESYSTSFSLATKMLHTSIRGDIYNIYGFVRFADEIVDTFHDYEKEYLFNKFEEDLNDAIKHKISLNPILNSFQHTYHKYDIPYDLVASFMKSMRMDLYKTVYKTDAEYKEYIYGSADVVGLMCLKVFVKGDKEAYNSLKTSAMSLGSAFQKVNFLRDLKDDFEGLNRTYFPNTNLNALDETSKKRIVDEINEDFRLGFEGIEKLPVTAKFGVYTAYKYYKKLLQKLQNTPPMDIQTARIRVPNYQKIGLLAQSYVNYKLNLV; encoded by the coding sequence ATGAAGAGTATTTTTGATCTTGTTTCTTATAATTGCAGCAAAGTAGTTACCGAGTCTTACAGTACATCATTCTCATTAGCTACAAAAATGCTTCACACCTCTATTAGAGGAGACATTTATAATATTTATGGTTTTGTACGATTCGCAGATGAAATTGTAGATACGTTTCATGATTATGAAAAAGAGTATTTATTTAATAAATTTGAAGAAGATTTAAATGATGCTATTAAACACAAAATCAGTTTAAACCCTATATTAAACTCTTTTCAGCATACCTACCATAAATATGACATACCTTATGATCTAGTAGCTTCATTTATGAAAAGTATGCGAATGGATTTATATAAAACCGTTTACAAAACTGATGCAGAATATAAAGAATACATTTATGGCTCTGCTGATGTCGTTGGTTTAATGTGCTTAAAAGTATTTGTCAAAGGAGATAAAGAAGCTTACAACAGCTTAAAAACATCTGCAATGTCATTAGGGTCTGCATTTCAAAAAGTAAATTTCTTAAGAGATTTAAAAGATGATTTTGAAGGACTAAATAGAACCTATTTTCCTAACACTAACCTTAATGCTTTAGATGAAACCTCAAAAAAGCGTATAGTTGATGAAATTAATGAAGATTTTAGGCTAGGTTTTGAAGGAATTGAAAAGTTACCTGTAACAGCAAAATTTGGAGTTTATACTGCTTACAAATATTATAAAAAGCTTTTGCAAAAATTACAAAACACACCACCAATGGACATACAAACTGCTCGCATAAGAGTACCTAATTATCAAAAAATAGGCCTTTTAGCGCAGTCATACGTGAATTACAAATTAAATTTAGTTTAA